The Macadamia integrifolia cultivar HAES 741 chromosome 3, SCU_Mint_v3, whole genome shotgun sequence genome segment TTttcccttatcttcttcttcttctttcctccttattttccttttgctGGCTGAACCCCTGTTCTGGGCAGTAGATTACAACCCTCATGATGCACATCGATTTCTTTTCGGTATGATCTGTTAGGGCTGAAGTTTTGATCGAATGTTTCCCCTACTTGGGAGACCTTAATCCTAGAATCTCATCCCCAAAGGGTCCTTCTATCAAGAGATTCAAAcctggttcagatctggttctgcGCCTTGTGCTGGACTGAGTTGCAGGTACCATTGTTCCTCGAGGTTTGCTGGTGCTAGAGTGGAAGCAGATTTGCTGCTGCGATTTCTTGTGAAGATTTCAGTTGGAGCTTGTGGCTGAGAATCGATAACCAACAAGTTTGGGTCATCGCTGGTTTTGTTCTCTGTCGAGacctaaggttgaagatgaacaaCCACTTATTTGCAACTAAAACACTTGTTGAAATTTCACATGAGGTAAgatcttttgttattttcacAAAGCCCACTTCTTTCTAaagttttgtttctaattatCTCTAATCTGAACTTAAATTCCGGaatacccccccccctcttttgcttttctatttcagtttgaccCTAGAAcctattttcatctcttttaagtGCTTGAATATTCCTGAATTCGTAAAATTGCCCTTCAACCTTTAAATTGAggtattttatcattcttgtgggccttatacgatccgatttcagtccttgaAACCCGGATCCGCACCACAAAGCCAGTTGGGGTGGAGTGCAACCATGCTTAGCAGCCAAGTTTTCAACTCGGGCATACAGGATTTTGTTCTTTTCTAAATTATCCCCTGTAAACCTTGGATGTCCAGCTTAAACCAAATAGAAAGTGAAAAATTATGCAGTGGCATTGATCTGAACAATTTATTAAACTCACCACTAAAAGCAAGTTGAATGAACCATAAGAACAAATGACAATTTGGAGAAAATGACCAATCAAACCCTGTTAGCAGTTCATACCAAGTAACCATTTGCAGGAAGAACTGCTCTCCCAGCAAAAAACCCACGACCAAGATTGCAGTACGCCACTATCCCAATGCCAAGTTCCCTTCATTATATAATGAGAAGGTTATCAATGGATCATCCCAGGTGACTTCATAGGCACAGTTTAATACTACGATGCTTACAAAGAGGACAATTGCATGGCTTATCAAACAACTGTGCAGCCAGATTAAACATAGCAGCTACTAAAATAACTTAGACTTGTATTTAGAACTGACCTGCAAAGTGGGACTATCTCTTCTTCAATATCCCGAGTCCACAAAGACCATTCCATTTGTACTGCTGTAATGGGATGAACAGCATGCACTCTTCGTATTATATCTGGACTTGCTTCAGATAATCCAATGTACTTTATCTTCCCCTCTGCAACTAACTTCTTAAGTTCTCCCATCTACCTTTCCAAAAGATGAATTTCAAACCCAATTACATCCAACAAGTTATGTTACTCCAGGCCAACAGCAAATCAGATTGGACTAGCACTTATCTGGAATTAATTATAAGCAGATAGGctaaaatgaaattaatgaCTTCAGGAGAACAATGTGAACGAAAATCCTACAGTGTGCTCTATTGGAGCTGATTTGTCGACTCGGTGCTGATAATACAGATCAATGTAATCCACGTCAAGACGCTTAAGGCTAGCTTCACAACACTTCCTCACATATTCAGGGGTACATTTAATTTGCATACCAGAGGGGGTAGCACTAACAATGCCAAATTTGGTTGCAAGTTGGACTTTGTCTCTTGGCAACTGCTTGAAGGCCTGAAAGTTCCAAAATCTACTTAAAATCGAGAATAACAGAGAGTACAAAATCTATCTACAGGTTCCTCAACAGAGGAGTATACTCTAGCTCAATAATTTCATCTCAATGAATGATCAAAGCTTTTAACAgtacagagaaagagaaaggatcTTCATGATTTTGAATAAGTTTTCTTCTGATCAGATAAAGAAACAAGTTTTTTAAGCGAATTTGTATAAGGGAAACCCATTAGACTAAGCATTGATTCTGAACTTGAAATGCTGAAGGCAGAGGAGAGACACCTTCCCAACAAGAATTTCATTAGCATTGGCTCCATACACATCTGCGGTATCAAAAAATGTAATTCCCTTACTGAAAGCATCCTTAATGAGTTGAATTACAACTTCCTCTGGTAGAGGATCATGAAAACCTCCAGTTAGGCCGGCACATCTAAATCCCAACTGGAAACCTGGTCAACAAAAATAGCTAATTTACAGAAAAAGGAAATCCGAGAGAGGGTTGGGGGAAGGATATTTTGAAGTTTCTCGAGATGGGTATGTGGAGAAAAATCAAAGCTGTGTTACCTCTAATCCCTGCTTTCCTAATTTCACTCCTGGTAAATGATTTTCATGCTCTTCAGACATTTGTCTGCAAACTGGAAATTAGCTTGTTTCAGTGAGGAACGCTtcaaaaaaaaccagaaatggAACCAAGTAATTATTTCTAATTTGATGAATACTCAATCTCTGCCCTAGCGGAAATGAGTTCATAGTTCAGACTATACCTTGAAAAAAGTAACCCCTATCGTCTCTGGTGAAGAACAAAACGAGACGGTTGTTAAGAACTTCTCATACAGACGATGATCGCATGTAAAGAATGCTAATTTCTGTTGCCGAAAATGATCTCAGTCATCTCCAGAGTGTTGAGTTGGCGGTGTAGTGTAGGATGATGGTAAATTTATAAATTATGATTCCCTTCCACCATTGGCGAAGCTGCAGTTGCTTCGATTCCTGCTGCTGAATTAGCTCCCATTAGAGTAAATTGGACAtcaatttattaatattttagaCGAGTTCTTAATTTGGAGGaagaaaatccctcttttctaaaCTTGAGAATGAATTTATAATTCAGATTTCagatacaataaaaataaaccGGAAGGAAAATCTTAGCACCATGATTCATGAGTTAAAGATTCGTTGAGGTGGGCGTAAACTGACCCGAAcaac includes the following:
- the LOC122073453 gene encoding probable aldo-keto reductase 1 isoform X2 yields the protein MLSVRELHFLIPQMCMEPMLMKFLLGRPSSSCQETKSNLQPNLALLVLPPLHRVDKSAPIEHTMGELKKLVAEGKIKYIGLSEASPDIIRRVHAVHPITAVQMEWSLWTRDIEEEIVPLCRELGIGIVAYCNLGRGFFAGRAVLPANGYLGQQR
- the LOC122073453 gene encoding probable aldo-keto reductase 1 isoform X1 is translated as MSEEHENHLPGVKLGKQGLEAFKQLPRDKVQLATKFGIVSATPSGMQIKCTPEYVRKCCEASLKRLDVDYIDLYYQHRVDKSAPIEHTMGELKKLVAEGKIKYIGLSEASPDIIRRVHAVHPITAVQMEWSLWTRDIEEEIVPLCRELGIGIVAYCNLGRGFFAGRAVLPANGYLGQQR